The Apis cerana isolate GH-2021 linkage group LG12, AcerK_1.0, whole genome shotgun sequence genome window below encodes:
- the LOC108003855 gene encoding basic helix-loop-helix neural transcription factor TAP: MSSEYSFCSEGGFDELSSSSDSGFDVSFESPKHEAQSDALFPPAKEEKRKKTRNTRCKSPTQVLRLKRNRRIKANDRERHRMHTLNDALERLRMALPTFPEDTKLTKIETLRFAHNYIWALSQTLGNTETGEITVNVGNVTVSISENGNMITSSTGSCAVAAQKRLGPSHAVFPYPQERFVPEWQEYDCYSDQSSVSPPMQYQPCYDQRMYAHQHQLPAPHHMGHNNMYQCL, encoded by the exons ATGTCCTCGGAGTACTCGTTCTGCAGCGAAGGAGGTTTCGACGAGCTCTCGAGTTCCTCCGATTCCGGTTTCGACGTGAGCTTCGAATCTCCCAAGCACGAGGCACAATCGGACGCCCTGTTCCCGCCGGCGAAAGAGGAGAAACGGAAGAAAACTCGGAACACGCGGTGCAAGAGTCCGACACAG GTGCTCAGACTGAAAAGGAATCGTCGAATAAAGGCGAACGATCGCGAGAGGCACAGGATGCACACTCTGAACGACGCGTTGGAACGTCTTAGGATGGCGTTGCCCACGTTTCCGGAGGACACCAAGCTCACGAAAATCGAGACGCTCCGTTTCGCCCACAACTACATCTGGGCCCTGTCCCAGACGCTCGGGAACACGGAAACTGGAGAGATCACCGTGAACGTGGGCAACGTGACGGTCAGCATCAGCGAGAATGGAAACATGATCACATCCTCGACAGGAAGTTGCGCGGTCGCCGCACAGAAGCGGCTCGGCCCGTCGCACGCTGTGTTCCCTTATCCCCAGGAGAGATTCGTGCCCGAATGGCAGGAATACGATTGTTACAGCGACCAGAGCAGTGTCAGCCCACCGATGCAGTATCAACCGTGTTACGATCAGAGGATGTACGCCCATCAGCATCAGCTTCCGGCTCCGCATCATATGGGACACAACAACATGTATCAGTGTCTTTAG